The Marinitoga hydrogenitolerans DSM 16785 genome includes a region encoding these proteins:
- a CDS encoding carboxypeptidase M32, whose protein sequence is MSIKKLKEKYLLISKYNTAATLLEWDFETHMPKKAAEKRAEVIGEISSKAFEISISDEMGELLENADKEELNEVEKAIIKVGKKEYEKFKKIPKELFKEMNISSSKAQSAWEEAKLKNNFNIFKPYLEKVVALTKKMADYLGYEENRYDALLDLYEPGLKTSELRKVIEPLRSFLVEYLNKLDKGKKTNNSILKEYFPIEKQKELSLRALKLMKYDFDAGRMDISMHPFTTTIGPNDVRITTRYNEKDLNDSLYSTIHEGGHALYEQGIPEGFSGLPIGDGASMAIHESQSRFWENIIGRSLEFWKYFYNDLVDIFPEFKNHTPEEIFKAVNYVERSFIRTEADEVTYNLHIMLRFEIEEALINDKIKVEDLPKIWNEKMKEYLGVVPENDSEGVLQDVHWAHGSFGYFPSYMLGNLYSAQFYNKMKKDIPDLNEQISNGNFEIVLNWLREKIHSKGKMYEPGELVEIVTGEPLSSKYFIEYIENKFNKVYEL, encoded by the coding sequence ATGTCAATAAAAAAGTTAAAAGAGAAGTATTTATTAATATCAAAGTATAACACAGCTGCAACATTGTTAGAATGGGATTTTGAAACGCATATGCCCAAAAAAGCAGCAGAAAAAAGAGCTGAAGTAATTGGTGAAATCTCTTCAAAAGCTTTTGAAATATCTATTTCCGATGAAATGGGTGAGTTACTTGAAAATGCAGATAAAGAAGAATTAAATGAAGTAGAAAAAGCTATAATAAAAGTTGGAAAAAAAGAATATGAAAAGTTTAAAAAAATACCTAAAGAGTTGTTTAAGGAAATGAATATATCTTCTTCTAAAGCGCAATCTGCCTGGGAAGAAGCAAAATTGAAAAATAATTTTAATATTTTTAAGCCCTATTTAGAAAAAGTTGTAGCCTTAACAAAAAAAATGGCAGATTATTTAGGTTATGAAGAAAATCGTTATGATGCGTTACTTGACTTATATGAACCGGGATTAAAAACATCAGAATTAAGAAAAGTAATAGAACCATTAAGAAGTTTTCTTGTGGAATATTTAAATAAATTAGACAAAGGGAAAAAAACAAATAACTCTATATTAAAAGAATATTTTCCAATAGAAAAACAAAAAGAATTATCTTTAAGAGCATTAAAACTAATGAAATATGATTTTGATGCAGGAAGAATGGATATATCTATGCATCCGTTTACAACAACAATAGGTCCAAATGATGTTAGAATAACAACAAGATACAATGAAAAAGATTTAAATGATTCGTTATATAGTACCATCCATGAAGGTGGTCATGCTTTATATGAGCAGGGAATACCAGAAGGATTTTCCGGATTGCCTATCGGAGATGGAGCATCAATGGCAATTCATGAAAGTCAATCAAGATTTTGGGAAAATATCATAGGAAGAAGTTTGGAATTCTGGAAATATTTTTATAATGATCTTGTTGATATTTTTCCTGAATTTAAAAATCATACACCAGAAGAAATATTTAAAGCAGTGAATTATGTAGAAAGATCATTTATCAGGACAGAAGCGGATGAGGTTACATATAATTTGCATATAATGTTGAGATTTGAAATAGAAGAAGCATTGATAAATGATAAAATAAAAGTGGAGGATTTACCAAAAATCTGGAATGAAAAAATGAAAGAATATTTAGGAGTTGTTCCAGAAAATGATAGTGAAGGAGTATTGCAAGACGTTCATTGGGCTCACGGATCTTTTGGGTATTTTCCATCATATATGTTAGGAAATCTTTATTCAGCACAGTTTTATAATAAAATGAAAAAAGATATTCCTGATTTAAATGAACAAATATCAAATGGGAACTTTGAAATTGTATTAAATTGGTTAAGAGAAAAAATACATTCAAAAGGAAAAATGTACGAACCTGGTGAATTAGTAGAAATAGTTACAGGAGAACCTTTAAGTTCAAAATATTTTATAGAATACATTGAAAATAAATTTAATAAGGTTTATGAATTGTAA
- a CDS encoding LacI family DNA-binding transcriptional regulator → MVTIKDIAKIAGVSPSTVSRSLNDYPNISQKTKEKIKKIAEELGFEFNEAARSLNKKKTNTIGVIIPQFFDDMRGEIFFANFLGKLIKEAQVRGYHVRIEYEIEKKYIKKMIQSRSVDGLLLMNPEISKEDIEFILEKKFPYIFLHYLSENYIDTNVNYVRTDQEKGGYIATKYLIEKGSRKILTLSGLSINYEFIERTNGYKKAIEEYKIDKEYILDIDVTFESAKKAIHKNKKLLKEIDAIFAQTDLMALGVIEALNELNIKIPEDISIIGFDNIQIGTYFKPRLTTIEQPIGKLARIGIKKLIELMEKNTNVKKFIDPKLIIRESA, encoded by the coding sequence GTGGTTACTATTAAAGATATTGCAAAAATAGCTGGTGTTAGTCCATCAACAGTATCCAGGAGTTTAAATGATTATCCAAATATTTCTCAAAAAACAAAAGAAAAAATAAAAAAAATAGCTGAAGAATTAGGATTTGAATTTAATGAAGCAGCAAGAAGTTTAAATAAAAAAAAGACAAATACAATAGGTGTAATAATTCCTCAATTTTTTGATGATATGAGAGGAGAAATATTCTTTGCTAATTTTCTTGGAAAATTAATAAAAGAAGCACAGGTAAGGGGTTATCATGTGAGGATTGAATACGAGATTGAAAAAAAATATATAAAAAAGATGATTCAAAGTAGAAGCGTCGATGGTTTGTTACTAATGAATCCGGAAATTTCCAAAGAAGATATAGAATTTATTCTGGAGAAGAAATTTCCATATATATTTTTGCATTACCTTTCGGAGAATTATATAGATACAAATGTAAATTATGTAAGAACAGATCAGGAAAAAGGTGGATATATTGCAACAAAATATTTAATCGAAAAAGGGTCAAGGAAAATTTTAACTTTATCAGGGTTAAGCATTAATTATGAATTTATAGAAAGAACAAATGGTTATAAAAAGGCTATAGAAGAGTATAAAATAGATAAAGAATATATATTGGATATAGATGTAACCTTTGAATCAGCTAAAAAAGCTATACATAAAAATAAAAAATTATTAAAAGAAATTGATGCGATTTTTGCTCAAACTGATTTAATGGCTTTAGGAGTTATTGAAGCTCTTAATGAATTAAACATTAAAATTCCTGAAGATATATCTATCATAGGGTTTGATAATATTCAAATAGGAACATATTTTAAACCTAGATTAACAACAATAGAACAACCAATAGGTAAATTAGCAAGAATCGGTATAAAAAAATTAATAGAATTAATGGAAAAGAACACTAATGTGAAAAAATTTATTGATCCAAAACTAATTATAAGGGAATCAGCTTAA
- the glmM gene encoding phosphoglucosamine mutase, whose amino-acid sequence MDRLKRLFGTDGIRGLVNEELTVDLVYKIGNALGRMYAGKYKKLLIARDTRNSGEMIEAALASGALSAGLDVEFCGIITTPALAYLTKSEKTLGVMISASHNPANYNGIKVLAEGFKISDDDEVDIENLILEKQPEYVPYGEIGKMYSSQLKDKYIGYIISSYDINNVPYKIAIDVGNGATGALIDKIFGAFDLKYDIYFNQPDGLNINEKCGSTHPQVLANIIKNDGYDLGILFDGDGDRCLFIDKNGNLIDGDKLMAINALKLKEKNRLSNDLVIATIMSNLGLEKFLEKHNIKLYRTAVGDKYVLEKMIESNSKLGGEQSGHIIFLDKATTGDGIITALETLETLIYFEKDINTLIQKIPEYPQLLKNISVKNKNDIMENKKLKKKIKEYSALPNFRLVVRASGTEHKIRIMAEGENKDLVDKVVNELYEIVEEIDKY is encoded by the coding sequence GTGGACAGGTTGAAAAGACTTTTCGGGACAGATGGAATTAGAGGATTAGTGAATGAAGAACTAACTGTTGATTTAGTATATAAAATCGGAAATGCTTTAGGAAGAATGTATGCCGGAAAATATAAAAAATTATTAATTGCACGAGACACAAGAAATTCAGGTGAAATGATTGAAGCAGCTTTAGCTTCAGGTGCTTTATCTGCAGGACTTGATGTGGAATTTTGTGGAATAATTACTACGCCTGCATTAGCGTATCTAACAAAAAGTGAAAAAACCTTAGGTGTAATGATTTCTGCATCACATAACCCGGCAAATTATAATGGTATAAAAGTTTTAGCCGAAGGTTTTAAAATTTCCGATGACGATGAAGTTGATATTGAAAATTTAATTTTAGAAAAACAACCTGAATATGTACCATATGGCGAAATTGGTAAAATGTATTCTTCTCAGCTAAAGGATAAATATATAGGGTATATAATTTCATCATATGATATAAACAATGTACCTTATAAAATAGCTATAGACGTGGGTAATGGAGCTACTGGTGCTTTAATTGATAAAATATTTGGTGCTTTTGATTTGAAATATGATATTTATTTTAATCAACCTGATGGTTTAAATATAAATGAAAAATGTGGTTCAACACATCCACAAGTTTTAGCTAATATTATCAAAAATGATGGATATGATCTCGGCATACTATTTGATGGTGATGGGGACAGATGTTTGTTCATTGATAAAAATGGAAATCTTATTGATGGAGATAAATTAATGGCTATAAACGCCTTAAAATTGAAAGAAAAAAATCGATTAAGTAATGATCTTGTAATAGCTACTATTATGAGTAATCTTGGATTAGAAAAATTTTTAGAAAAACATAATATAAAACTTTACAGAACCGCCGTCGGAGATAAGTATGTACTGGAAAAAATGATTGAATCAAATTCAAAATTGGGCGGAGAACAGTCCGGTCACATTATATTCTTAGATAAAGCCACCACTGGAGATGGAATTATAACAGCATTAGAAACATTAGAAACATTAATTTATTTTGAAAAAGATATAAACACTTTAATACAGAAAATTCCGGAATATCCACAATTATTAAAAAATATTTCCGTAAAAAATAAAAACGATATTATGGAAAATAAAAAACTTAAAAAGAAGATAAAAGAATATTCTGCTCTTCCGAATTTCAGACTTGTTGTTAGAGCCTCTGGAACAGAACACAAAATTAGAATTATGGCTGAAGGAGAAAACAAAGATTTAGTCGACAAAGTTGTGAATGAGCTATACGAAATTGTCGAAGAAATAGATAAATATTAA
- a CDS encoding response regulator, producing the protein MAKILIVDDAPFIRNQLKLILEPLKFDIIEASDGKEAIEVYKRHNPDIVTMDISMPIMDGVKALSEIIKYDPKAKIIMVSALGHKMRVLEAIEKGASYYIVKPFVSEKVIKTIMMVLNK; encoded by the coding sequence ATGGCAAAGATATTAATAGTAGACGATGCACCCTTTATAAGGAATCAATTAAAGTTAATATTAGAACCGTTAAAATTTGATATAATAGAAGCGTCAGATGGAAAAGAGGCTATTGAGGTTTATAAAAGACATAATCCTGATATTGTAACTATGGATATATCAATGCCAATAATGGATGGAGTAAAAGCATTGTCTGAAATAATTAAATATGATCCAAAAGCTAAAATAATAATGGTTTCAGCATTAGGGCATAAAATGAGAGTATTAGAAGCAATTGAAAAAGGAGCATCCTATTATATTGTTAAACCATTTGTTTCAGAGAAGGTAATAAAAACAATAATGATGGTATTAAACAAATAG
- a CDS encoding ATP-binding protein, producing the protein MRNKMLILFFIILYISAFSYVKLYNGWEYRWEDETAWHKYETPGIPIENKNEMLYLRYKLPDVKLDNPAIYFTGIFDNSRMVVGDKLIYDSFARSFFSPKSIFKIPKDFQNKYLVIKVSSKRRDVGFFGEFLLGDELELLTHQIFVELDKILLSIFSFFILVLSLIIYIYFIIFRRNSELRRSLIFLGIFSLGIGLFISGQTQTFKYFYSNNIFWAYMMDIGKYLAPIGIMGFFYNIFDYSTKAIIKWLVFFHIIYFIFISAIQITKGFEYNYYVAYVLPLYFGMLIDIIIMLYNLYLGFKLKDIKAHIFSISIIIVSVFAIYEIMGDLRIIKWERAWIQWSIFILINSMILLILKNIKELNLELSVKSKILENWNKDLEKEINKKTKDIKLLLDNAGEGFLTFNKDYIIGKEYSNECIGIFGKNIEGLNFVDLVFNDDEKDFIKRVLKDFFEESDEFKKEVYLSFLPSEIKINYGYYKIEFKYVKYENLIMVKLTDITTEKNLKLKIEEERENLMRIVSIIRNYDAFMYNIKEFKKMIKFIQNKGNIKNYYNEIHNFKGIFSQFHLNKLTKKLHEVENDILKNKEINIEEVKDVFDIEIKDIRDELGHEIEENVLNIPKDKILELETKLKKYFKEDDEIIKEIRKLRYKDLSNLIKPYIFYIKELAVRSGKIIKAPELIIKDEILIEPEKYFYLIKSLINIYRNAIDHGIEPPEIRIEKNKEEKGNIKTILYKENNNIHIIIEDDGEGINMEKLKSIANRKNIKYNSEVELLNLIFMELISTKNEATEISGRGLGLSIVKKEVERVGGTINVESKYNKGTKFHIIIPE; encoded by the coding sequence ATGAGAAATAAAATGCTTATATTATTTTTTATAATATTATATATATCAGCTTTTTCATATGTAAAATTATATAATGGATGGGAGTATAGATGGGAAGATGAAACAGCATGGCATAAATATGAAACTCCCGGTATTCCAATAGAAAATAAAAATGAAATGCTATATTTAAGATATAAATTGCCTGATGTAAAATTAGATAATCCAGCAATATATTTTACGGGAATATTTGACAATTCCAGAATGGTTGTTGGTGACAAATTAATATATGATTCTTTTGCAAGAAGTTTTTTTAGCCCTAAAAGTATATTTAAAATACCGAAAGATTTTCAAAATAAATATTTAGTAATAAAAGTATCTTCAAAACGACGAGATGTCGGATTTTTTGGAGAATTTTTGTTAGGAGATGAGTTAGAACTATTAACACATCAAATTTTTGTTGAATTGGATAAAATATTATTATCAATATTTAGTTTTTTCATATTAGTGCTGTCTCTTATTATATATATATATTTTATAATTTTCCGAAGAAATTCTGAATTAAGAAGATCATTAATTTTTTTGGGAATTTTTTCATTAGGTATAGGTCTGTTTATATCAGGGCAAACACAAACATTTAAGTATTTTTATTCGAATAATATTTTTTGGGCATATATGATGGATATAGGAAAATATCTTGCACCAATAGGGATAATGGGATTTTTTTATAATATTTTTGATTATTCAACAAAGGCGATAATAAAATGGTTGGTTTTTTTTCATATAATATATTTTATTTTTATATCTGCCATACAAATAACGAAAGGTTTTGAGTATAATTATTATGTAGCATATGTTCTTCCGTTATATTTTGGGATGCTGATCGATATTATCATTATGCTATATAACCTATATTTAGGCTTCAAATTGAAAGACATCAAAGCTCATATTTTTTCTATTTCAATTATTATAGTTTCTGTATTTGCAATATATGAAATAATGGGAGACTTAAGAATTATAAAGTGGGAAAGAGCATGGATTCAATGGTCAATTTTTATATTAATTAATTCCATGATACTCTTAATATTGAAAAACATTAAAGAATTGAATCTTGAATTATCTGTGAAAAGTAAAATATTGGAAAATTGGAATAAAGATTTAGAAAAAGAAATAAATAAAAAAACTAAGGATATAAAATTGTTGTTGGATAATGCTGGAGAAGGTTTTTTGACATTTAACAAAGATTATATTATAGGTAAGGAATACAGCAATGAGTGTATCGGAATTTTTGGTAAAAATATAGAGGGATTAAATTTTGTAGATTTGGTTTTTAATGATGACGAAAAAGATTTTATTAAGAGAGTTTTAAAGGATTTCTTCGAAGAGAGTGATGAGTTTAAAAAGGAAGTTTATTTATCCTTTTTACCTTCAGAAATAAAAATAAATTATGGATATTATAAAATAGAATTTAAATATGTAAAATATGAAAATTTGATTATGGTGAAATTAACGGATATTACAACAGAAAAAAATTTAAAACTAAAAATAGAAGAAGAAAGAGAAAATTTGATGAGAATAGTTTCAATAATAAGAAATTATGATGCTTTTATGTATAATATAAAAGAGTTTAAAAAAATGATAAAATTTATTCAAAACAAAGGAAATATTAAAAATTATTATAACGAAATTCACAATTTTAAGGGAATTTTCTCGCAATTTCATTTGAATAAACTAACAAAGAAATTACATGAAGTGGAAAATGATATATTAAAAAATAAAGAAATAAATATCGAGGAAGTAAAGGATGTATTTGATATAGAAATTAAAGATATACGCGATGAATTAGGCCATGAGATAGAAGAAAATGTGTTAAATATTCCAAAAGATAAAATATTAGAGTTGGAAACAAAATTAAAAAAATATTTCAAAGAAGATGATGAGATTATAAAAGAGATAAGAAAGTTAAGGTATAAGGATTTATCCAATTTGATTAAACCGTATATTTTCTATATTAAAGAATTGGCTGTGAGATCGGGAAAAATCATAAAAGCTCCAGAGTTAATAATTAAAGATGAAATATTAATAGAACCTGAAAAGTATTTCTATTTAATAAAATCATTGATAAATATCTATAGAAATGCAATTGATCATGGAATAGAACCTCCCGAAATAAGGATAGAGAAGAATAAAGAGGAAAAGGGTAATATAAAAACAATATTGTACAAAGAAAATAATAATATTCATATTATAATTGAAGATGATGGTGAAGGTATTAATATGGAAAAATTGAAAAGTATAGCAAATAGGAAAAATATAAAATATAATAGTGAAGTTGAACTATTAAATCTTATTTTTATGGAATTAATTTCTACGAAAAATGAAGCTACTGAAATATCAGGGCGTGGTCTTGGATTAAGTATTGTAAAAAAAGAAGTGGAAAGAGTAGGGGGAACAATTAATGTTGAAAGTAAATACAACAAAGGTACAAAATTCCATATAATTATTCCGGAGTGA